From Hirundo rustica isolate bHirRus1 chromosome 1, bHirRus1.pri.v3, whole genome shotgun sequence, a single genomic window includes:
- the FOXF2 gene encoding forkhead box protein F2 — MTTESGQQRLEPPVPLRSCSPAPGALQMSRPPSSALETSTSSSSTSTSSSSSSAAAASSKSKKASSGLRRPEKPPYSYIALIVMAIQSSPSKRLTLSEIYQFLQARFPFFRGSYQGWKNSVRHNLSLNECFIKLPKGLGRPGKGHYWTIDPASEFMFEEGSFRRRPRGFRRKCQALKPMYRMMNGLGFGPSILPQGFDFQAPPASLACHSNGYNLDMMPNAMASGYEGLSGGHHVPHMSPNPGSTYMASCPVTANGDYGPDSSSSPVPSSPAMASAIECHSPYTSPSAHWTASGASPYIKQQGLPAANAASSGIHSSVPSYSLEQGYLHQSPRDDLSVGLPRYQHHPSPVCDRKDFVLNFNGISSFHPSASGSYYHHHHHQSVCQDIKPCVM; from the exons ATGACCACCGAGAGCGGGCAGCAGCGGCTGGAGCCCCCCGTCCCTCTCCGCTCCTGCAGCCCGGCTCCCGGAGCTCTCCAGATGAGCCGGCCGCCCTCCTCCGCCCTGGAGACCtccacctcctcttcctccacctccacctcctcctcctcctcctcggcggcggcggcgtcCTCCAAGAGCAAGAAGGCCAGCTCGGGGCTGCGGCGGCCCGAGAAGCCCCCCTACTCCTACATCGCCCTCATCGTCATGGCCATCCAGAGCTCGCCCTCCAAGCGCCTGACCCTCAGCGAGATCTACCAGTTCCTGCAGGCCCGCTTCCCCTTCTTTCGCGGCTCCTACCAGGGCTGGAAGAACTCCGTGCGCCACAACCTCTCTCTCAACGAGTGCTTCATCAAGCTGCCCAAGGGCCTGGGCCGCCCGGGCAAGGGCCACTACTGGACCATCGACCCGGCCAGCGAGTTCATGTTCGAGGAGGGCTCCTTCCGACGGCGGCCCCGCGGTTTCAGGAGGAAATGCCAGGCGCTGAAGCCCATGTACCGCATGATGAACGGGCTGGGCTTCGgcccctccatcctccctcaGGGCTTCGACTTCCAGGCGCCCCCCGCCTCCCTCGCCTGCCACTCCAACGGCTACAACCTCGACATGATGCCCAACGCCATGGCCAGCGGCTACGAGGGACTCAGCGGCGGCCACCACGTCCCGCACATGTCTCCCAACCCCGGCTCGACCTACATGGCCAGCTGTCCGGTGACTGCCAACGGGGACTACGGCCccgacagcagcagcagccccgtgCCCTCTTCGCCGGCCATGGCGAGCGCCATCGAGTGCCACTCGCCCTACACGAGCCCTTCGGCTCACTGGACAGCCTCGGGGGCCTCGCCCTACATAAAGCAGCAGGGCCTCCCCGCAGCCAACGCCGCCTCCTCCGGCATCCACTCCAGCGTGCCCTCCTactccctggagcagggataCCTGCACCAGAGCCCCCGCGACGACCTCTCAG TGGGACTGCCTCGCTACCAGCACCATCCCTCCCCGGTGTGTGACAGGAAAGATTTTGTCCTCAATTTTAATGGCATTTCTTCGTTTCACCCGTCCGCTAGTGGATCTTACtaccaccatcaccaccaccaaaGCGTCTGTCAAGACATCAAGCCCTGCGTGATGTGA